Proteins from a genomic interval of Nocardia sp. BMG51109:
- a CDS encoding sensor histidine kinase, producing the protein MTETFAEPTLVLDRPDRPPMTAGRVVRAILRAPFEARTWKELAYLIVAFVLGMVAISWIYFGFGAGLGLSIVLIGIPVLALVLLAGRIWGVVYRAVASALLDTPMPAPPAFAPRPGFFGWLRSAYTDRTSWRALAFLIAEVVLGLFAGYGVLIVVAMTVFTAISPIPWVIFHPINVDDQGREHHSLAQFGDYYIETWPRVLGMAAVGVIGCLVLPWLVRGMCWLHRQLALALLTPTARDRRMVELQESRRVAVEDSAATLRRLERDLHDGTQARLVTIAMALGRAEERLTAGGDASALVAEAHAGSKEAIAELRELVRGIHPPALELGLEPALETLAARCALPVELRVHLPQRPNPAIEAIAYFSVAELLTNAVKHSGADRVWVAVLPSDGNSIAVSVRDNGHGGALQPAVPTAETAVSGGLAGLAARARAVDGILTVDSPAGGPTTVTLTLPIEGPR; encoded by the coding sequence ATGACCGAGACGTTCGCCGAACCGACCCTCGTACTCGACCGCCCGGACCGGCCACCGATGACCGCCGGCCGGGTGGTCCGCGCGATCCTGCGCGCGCCGTTCGAGGCGCGGACCTGGAAGGAACTGGCCTACCTGATCGTGGCCTTCGTGCTCGGCATGGTCGCCATCAGCTGGATATATTTCGGCTTCGGCGCCGGACTGGGCCTGTCGATCGTCCTGATCGGCATCCCCGTGCTGGCGCTGGTACTGCTGGCCGGCCGGATCTGGGGTGTGGTCTACCGGGCCGTCGCCTCCGCGCTGCTCGATACGCCGATGCCCGCGCCGCCGGCATTCGCGCCACGTCCCGGATTCTTCGGCTGGCTGCGCAGCGCCTACACCGATCGCACCTCGTGGCGGGCGCTGGCGTTCCTGATCGCCGAGGTGGTGCTGGGCCTGTTCGCCGGTTACGGGGTGCTGATCGTCGTCGCGATGACGGTGTTCACCGCGATTTCGCCCATCCCCTGGGTGATCTTCCATCCGATCAACGTGGACGACCAAGGGCGCGAACATCATTCGCTGGCCCAATTCGGCGACTACTACATCGAAACCTGGCCGCGCGTGCTGGGCATGGCCGCGGTGGGCGTGATCGGCTGCCTCGTGCTGCCGTGGCTGGTGCGCGGCATGTGCTGGCTGCACCGGCAGCTGGCACTGGCGCTGCTGACCCCGACCGCCCGCGACCGCCGGATGGTCGAGTTGCAGGAGAGCCGCCGGGTCGCCGTCGAGGATTCCGCCGCGACGCTGCGCCGCCTGGAGCGCGATCTGCACGACGGCACCCAGGCCCGGCTGGTCACCATCGCCATGGCGCTGGGCCGCGCCGAGGAGCGCCTCACCGCCGGTGGCGATGCGTCCGCACTGGTCGCCGAGGCGCACGCCGGTTCCAAGGAGGCCATCGCCGAACTGCGCGAACTGGTGCGCGGCATCCATCCGCCCGCCCTCGAGCTGGGACTGGAGCCCGCGCTGGAGACGCTGGCCGCCCGCTGCGCGCTGCCGGTCGAACTGCGGGTCCACCTGCCGCAGCGGCCCAACCCGGCCATCGAGGCGATCGCGTACTTCTCGGTCGCCGAACTGCTCACCAACGCGGTGAAACACTCCGGCGCCGACCGGGTGTGGGTCGCCGTGCTGCCGTCGGACGGAAACTCGATCGCCGTCTCCGTCCGGGACAACGGCCACGGCGGCGCCCTGCAACCGGCCGTACCGACCGCGGAAACCGCAGTGAGCGGCGGACTTGCGGGCCTGGCCGCCCGGGCACGCGCCGTCGACGGCATACTGACGGTGGACAGCCCGGCCGGCGGCCCCACCACCGTCACCCTCACCCTGCCGATCGAGGGACCCCGGTGA